Proteins co-encoded in one Novosphingobium sp. PP1Y genomic window:
- a CDS encoding LemA family protein — MSASNTPAGMLSRIGRYALVTLAAMSLAACGFNSVPTKQEAAKAKWADVQAAFQERANLVPNLAAVAKGAAEQEKAILTGVVEARAKATSIQVNADDLNDPAKMQQFQQAQANLGANLGRLLASFEAYPDLKSITNYQMLQSQLEGQENRIRISVRDYNAAVQDYNTEVRTFPTMIGAKLRGADPLVPYQAATPGAEVAPSLEGKM; from the coding sequence ATGTCAGCTTCGAATACCCCGGCCGGGATGCTCTCGCGCATCGGCCGCTATGCGCTCGTGACGCTTGCCGCGATGAGCCTGGCCGCCTGCGGCTTCAACTCTGTCCCGACCAAGCAGGAGGCCGCGAAGGCCAAGTGGGCCGACGTGCAGGCCGCATTCCAGGAGCGCGCGAATCTCGTGCCGAACCTCGCCGCCGTCGCCAAGGGCGCCGCGGAGCAGGAGAAGGCGATCCTCACAGGCGTCGTCGAGGCTCGCGCCAAGGCCACCTCGATCCAGGTCAATGCCGACGACCTCAACGATCCGGCCAAGATGCAGCAGTTCCAGCAGGCGCAGGCCAATCTCGGCGCGAACCTGGGCCGGCTGCTCGCCAGCTTCGAGGCCTATCCGGACCTCAAGTCGATCACCAACTACCAGATGCTGCAGAGCCAGCTGGAAGGCCAGGAAAACCGCATCCGCATTTCCGTGCGCGACTACAATGCGGCCGTGCAGGACTATAACACCGAGGTCCGCACCTTCCCGACGATGATCGGCGCCAAGCTGCGCGGCGCGGATCCGCTGGTGCCTTATCAGGCGGCAACCCCGGGCGCCGAAGTCGCCCCGAGCCTCGAAGGCAAGATGTGA
- the mscL gene encoding large conductance mechanosensitive channel protein MscL, with translation MFQEFKKFIAKGNVMDLAVGVIIGAAFGAIVKSLTDEVIMPVIGAIFGGADFSNHFILLSTPDGYAGAMDDYAALKEAGAAMIGYGAFVTAVINFLILAFIIFLMVRYVNRLMEAVEKKEEEAAPAPSGPSEIELLTEIRDELKKRG, from the coding sequence ATGTTTCAGGAATTCAAGAAATTCATCGCCAAGGGCAATGTCATGGACCTGGCGGTCGGCGTCATCATCGGCGCGGCCTTCGGTGCGATCGTCAAGTCGTTGACCGACGAGGTGATCATGCCGGTGATCGGGGCCATCTTCGGCGGTGCGGACTTCTCCAACCACTTCATCCTGCTCAGCACGCCCGACGGCTATGCGGGCGCGATGGACGATTATGCCGCGCTCAAGGAAGCCGGGGCGGCGATGATCGGTTATGGCGCCTTCGTCACTGCGGTGATCAATTTCCTGATCCTTGCCTTCATCATCTTCCTGATGGTTCGCTATGTGAACCGTCTGATGGAAGCGGTTGAAAAGAAAGAGGAAGAGGCGGCGCCTGCGCCCTCGGGTCCGAGCGAGATCGAACTGCTCACCGAAATTCGCGACGAATTGAAGAAGCGCGGCTGA
- a CDS encoding NUDIX hydrolase: protein MTADADAPEEIMWEGRFITTKRRGRWEYVGRARGIHAAVILAVDEDDHVILVDQYRVPLGRRCIELPAGLVGDHDEHEGEDPSVAAARELEEETGYRAGRMEKIGEFFSSPGMVSESFTLFRAHDLVKIGEGGGVDSEDIVVHRVPLPGIEQAIAAYREDGYAIDVKILSLLGPKLLG from the coding sequence ATGACTGCAGATGCCGATGCCCCCGAAGAGATCATGTGGGAGGGGCGCTTCATCACCACCAAGCGCCGCGGCCGCTGGGAATACGTCGGACGCGCCCGCGGCATCCATGCGGCCGTGATCCTGGCCGTCGACGAAGACGATCACGTCATCCTCGTCGACCAGTACCGCGTTCCCCTCGGCCGGCGTTGCATCGAACTTCCCGCCGGTCTCGTCGGCGATCATGACGAACACGAGGGCGAAGATCCTTCCGTTGCCGCTGCCCGCGAACTGGAGGAGGAAACCGGCTATCGTGCGGGCCGCATGGAGAAGATCGGCGAGTTCTTCTCGTCACCCGGCATGGTGAGCGAAAGCTTCACGCTGTTTCGCGCGCACGATCTGGTCAAGATCGGTGAAGGCGGCGGCGTCGACAGCGAGGACATCGTCGTCCACCGCGTGCCGCTGCCGGGCATCGAACAGGCCATCGCCGCTTATCGCGAGGATGGCTATGCCATCGACGTGAAGATCCTCTCGCTGCTCGGCCCGAAACTGCTGGGCTGA
- a CDS encoding TPM domain-containing protein, whose translation MPSPTYLTEQDHVQISAAVTQAELQSAGEIVTILADRSDGYTDIALAWAALAALLALSALAIAPDFYIGLYDRLIADWGHQWSPRALFTLAAGIATLKFAAVLLIQFWQPLKFWLIPPPVKTARVHERAIRAFRIGAERRTMGRTGVLIYLSMREHRAEIVADEAIATKVDPEVWGEAMSAMLSHVREGRIAEGMCAAVEKVGAIVAPHFPRADDDINEIPDRLIEV comes from the coding sequence ATGCCCTCACCCACCTACCTTACCGAGCAAGACCACGTCCAGATCAGCGCCGCCGTGACGCAGGCCGAACTGCAGAGCGCCGGCGAGATCGTGACAATCCTGGCCGACCGCTCCGACGGCTATACCGACATCGCGCTGGCATGGGCTGCGCTCGCGGCCCTGCTCGCGCTTTCGGCGCTGGCGATCGCGCCCGATTTCTACATCGGCCTCTACGACCGGCTCATCGCCGACTGGGGCCACCAATGGAGCCCGCGCGCGCTATTCACGCTGGCGGCCGGGATTGCGACGCTCAAGTTCGCCGCGGTCCTGCTCATCCAGTTCTGGCAGCCGCTCAAGTTCTGGCTGATCCCCCCGCCGGTGAAGACCGCGCGGGTGCATGAACGCGCGATCCGCGCTTTCCGCATCGGCGCGGAACGCCGCACAATGGGTCGTACCGGCGTGCTGATCTATCTCTCCATGCGCGAACACCGCGCCGAGATCGTCGCCGACGAAGCGATCGCCACCAAGGTCGATCCCGAAGTCTGGGGCGAGGCGATGAGCGCGATGCTCTCCCATGTGCGCGAAGGCCGCATCGCCGAGGGCATGTGCGCGGCGGTCGAGAAGGTCGGCGCGATCGTGGCCCCGCACTTCCCCCGCGCCGATGACGACATAAACGAAATCCCCGACAGGCTGATCGAAGTATGA
- a CDS encoding YgcG family protein, whose product MLAFSALLVPQASEAQEFPKLTGRVVDDAQIIPDAEEARLTQKLAALEKQSQRQLVVVTLPSLQGYDIADYGYQLGRKWGIGQKGDDNGALLIIAPNERKLRIEVGYGLEPVLTDGMSFLIINKVIVPKFKAGDMAGGIEAGTDAIIKQLTLPPEEAQKIAAQADEQRESSGGPPLGVIVFIIVVTAVIVMPMANEARGFGRRRRSGMGPFIWLPGGFGGDDDHWGGGGGFGGGGFGGGGGFSGGGGSFGGGGSSGSW is encoded by the coding sequence ATGCTGGCCTTCAGCGCCCTGCTCGTCCCACAGGCGAGCGAGGCGCAGGAGTTTCCCAAGCTGACCGGCCGCGTCGTCGATGACGCCCAGATCATTCCCGATGCCGAAGAAGCACGGCTGACGCAGAAGCTCGCCGCGCTGGAAAAGCAGTCGCAGCGCCAACTCGTCGTCGTGACCCTGCCTAGCCTGCAGGGATACGACATTGCCGATTATGGCTACCAGCTCGGGCGCAAGTGGGGCATCGGCCAGAAGGGCGACGATAACGGCGCCCTGCTCATCATTGCCCCCAACGAACGCAAGCTGCGCATCGAAGTGGGCTACGGGCTCGAGCCGGTTCTGACCGACGGGATGAGCTTCCTCATCATCAACAAGGTGATCGTGCCCAAGTTCAAGGCCGGCGACATGGCCGGCGGCATCGAGGCCGGCACCGACGCGATCATCAAGCAGCTCACGCTTCCGCCCGAGGAAGCCCAGAAAATCGCCGCACAGGCCGATGAGCAGCGCGAAAGCAGCGGCGGGCCTCCACTCGGCGTCATCGTGTTCATCATCGTCGTCACGGCAGTCATCGTCATGCCGATGGCGAACGAGGCGCGCGGCTTCGGACGGCGTCGGCGCAGCGGCATGGGGCCGTTCATCTGGCTACCGGGCGGCTTCGGCGGAGACGACGATCACTGGGGCGGCGGCGGTGGCTTCGGTGGTGGCGGCTTCGGCGGCGGAGGAGGTTTCTCCGGCGGTGGCGGCAGCTTCGGCGGCGGCGGGTCGAGCGGAAGCTGGTAG